In Leptodactylus fuscus isolate aLepFus1 chromosome 2, aLepFus1.hap2, whole genome shotgun sequence, one genomic interval encodes:
- the NOP16 gene encoding nucleolar protein 16, which produces MGKVRKKKNTFNYSVNRKKLKRRARKKDAPRIACDEIRKAWDDTKSVASNMAEMGLAVDPNKVLPIHADTSTSTGPKYVRKPYVIEDLKASASVPSKKTMGISSDMVLYVRHMVENYGEDYKAMARDDQNYYQDTPKQIQRKINLYRRHHPSEYEALLKSRTKQ; this is translated from the exons ATGGGGAAAgtgagaaagaagaagaatacattTAACTACAGCGTCAATAGGAAGAAGCTGAAGCGCAGGGCGAGGAAGAAAGACGCACCGCGTATCGCATG TGATGAAATCAGAAAAGCTTGGGATGACACTAAGTCTGTAGCATCAAACATGGCAGAAATGGGCCTCGCTGTAGACCCCAACAAGGTGCTCCCAATTCATGCAGACACA AGCACAAGTACTGGACCAAAATATGTCCGAAAGCCGTATGTCATAGAAG ATCTAAAAGCTTCAGCCAGTGTACCATCCAAAAAAACAATGGGCATTTCTTCTGACATGGTGCTTTATGTTCGACACATGGTAGAAAACTATGGTGAAGATTACAAG GCAATGGCACGGGATGATCAAAATTACTACCAGGACACGCCAAAGCAAATCCAGCGGAAAATAAACCTGTACAGGCGACATCATCCATCTGAGTACGAAGCTCTGCTCAAGTCAAGAACAAAGCAATGA
- the LYPLA2 gene encoding acyl-protein thioesterase 2 — MCGNNMSVPLLTDAVTVPGGERETAAVIFLHGLGDTGHGWAEALSAIKLPHVKYICPHAPRIPVTLNMKMVMPAWFDLMGLSPDAPEDEAGIKKAADSIKSIIEHEVKNGIPANRIVLGGFSQGGALSLYTALSCQHKLAGVVGLSCWLPLHKTFPQAACGVNKDISILQCHGEADPMIPVRFGTLTSEKLKCVVNPSKVQFKTYPGVMHSTSQEEMMAVKDFLEKVIPRV; from the exons ATGTGCGGAAACAACATGTCTGTGCCGCTACTCACCGACGCTGTGACCGTACCCGGAGGGGAGCGAGAGACCGCAGCG GTAATCTTCCTGCATGGCCTAGGGGACACTGG ACATGGCTGGGCCGAGGCACTGTCTGCAATTAAATTGCCTCATGTGAAATACATATGTCCTCATGC GCCTCGCATTCCTGTAACACTGAACATGAAGATGGTGATGCCTGCCTG GTTCGACTTAATGGGCTTGAGTCCAGATGCTCCAGAAGATGAGGCAGGCATCAAGAAGGCTGCAGACAGCA TTAAAAGTATCATTGAACATGAGGTGAAGAATGGAATTCCAGCCAATAGGATTGTCCTTGGAGGATTTTCACAG ggaGGCGCTCTGTCTTTGTATACTGCTCTGTCCTGTCAACACAAACTTGCTGGAGTTGTTGGACTTAGCTGTTGGTTGCCGCTGCACAAGACATTCCCTCAG GCTGCATGTGGTGTAAATAAGGACATCTCCATCCTGCAGTGTCATGGTGAGGCAGATCCTATGATTCCAGTTCGCTTTGGAACGCTCACCTCAGAAAAGCTGAAATGTGTGGTGAACCCATCAAAGGTTCAGTTTAAAACATATCCTGGAGTCATGCACAGCACCAGTCAAGAG